The Saxibacter everestensis genome has a window encoding:
- a CDS encoding multidrug effflux MFS transporter, with the protein MTLPPRADKAPSTEADDNETPDVAITAATGEAQPAPEVRPTVEAQARAEAQPAHEVRPHGVARPSAGRLLLFGALTAIGPLTIDMYLAAFPAVTEDLGTTEAVVQLTLTATLAGLALGQLLLGSISDALGRRNPLIVALSIYVLASVVVALSDTIALLFAMRFLQGLTAAAGMVLSQAMVRDLYSGSILARLISRLMLIVGVAPVLAPTIGAQFLLFGTWRTMFFGLGLFGLALVVLALIFVKDTLPVERRVKGGIGAALRSYGVLIRSRRYIGLVLTGSVAMGALFTYISSATFIFQGLYGMSAQVYALLFAAGALMLTAGSQLNGFLVGRVHPARIMRVALIGGTGAGALLLASALLDLGVTGVVCGILLVLFSLGFVMPNNPVIALHEHGNRAGAAAAFLGASQFLVGSIIAPVSGLFGASSAVPMAAIMAACLLVATVVYHLMARPSEIVRDIPWGGEAEKVA; encoded by the coding sequence GTGACCTTGCCACCCCGTGCCGACAAAGCACCTTCGACCGAAGCCGACGACAACGAAACGCCCGACGTCGCCATCACGGCTGCCACCGGCGAGGCTCAGCCGGCCCCCGAAGTGCGGCCGACGGTGGAAGCTCAAGCGCGCGCGGAGGCTCAGCCGGCCCACGAAGTGCGGCCGCACGGGGTCGCCCGGCCATCCGCCGGTCGGCTGCTGTTGTTTGGCGCACTGACCGCCATCGGCCCGCTGACTATCGACATGTATCTGGCCGCATTTCCGGCGGTAACTGAGGATCTTGGCACGACCGAGGCAGTAGTCCAGCTCACCCTGACCGCCACGCTGGCCGGCCTCGCGCTCGGGCAGTTGCTGCTCGGCTCGATCTCGGACGCGCTCGGCCGACGCAATCCGCTGATCGTCGCGCTGTCGATATACGTTCTCGCCTCTGTCGTTGTGGCTCTGTCGGACACCATTGCCCTGCTCTTCGCGATGCGCTTCCTGCAGGGCCTCACCGCGGCCGCGGGCATGGTGCTTTCCCAGGCGATGGTTCGGGACTTGTATTCCGGATCGATTCTGGCCCGGCTGATCTCCCGACTGATGTTGATCGTCGGCGTCGCGCCCGTGCTGGCACCGACGATCGGCGCACAATTCTTGCTGTTCGGTACCTGGCGAACCATGTTCTTCGGTCTGGGCCTGTTCGGCCTTGCCCTGGTCGTTCTCGCGCTGATCTTTGTCAAGGACACGCTTCCGGTAGAGCGCAGGGTCAAGGGCGGGATCGGCGCCGCGTTGCGATCCTACGGCGTCCTGATCCGGTCTCGGCGCTACATCGGTCTCGTGCTGACCGGATCCGTTGCGATGGGCGCACTGTTCACTTACATAAGTTCTGCGACGTTCATCTTCCAGGGACTGTACGGAATGAGTGCGCAGGTCTACGCGCTGCTCTTCGCCGCCGGCGCGCTGATGCTGACCGCCGGCAGCCAGCTGAACGGCTTCCTGGTCGGCCGGGTGCACCCGGCCCGGATCATGCGAGTCGCGCTGATTGGCGGGACCGGCGCCGGTGCGCTGTTGCTGGCGAGCGCGCTGCTCGACCTTGGCGTCACTGGTGTTGTCTGCGGAATTCTGCTCGTGCTGTTCAGTCTCGGCTTCGTAATGCCGAACAATCCAGTGATCGCCCTGCATGAACACGGCAATCGTGCCGGGGCAGCAGCTGCATTCCTCGGCGCGAGCCAGTTCCTGGTGGGATCGATCATCGCGCCGGTATCCGGGCTGTTCGGGGCGAGTTCCGCGGTGCCGATGGCAGCGATCATGGCGGCATGCCTGCTGGTCGCGACCGTCGTCTACCACCTGATGGCGCGGCCGAGCGAGATCGTCCGGGATATTCCCTGGGGTGGAGAAGCCGAGAAGGTGGCCTAG
- a CDS encoding dihydroxyacetone kinase family protein, which translates to MTRLFNEPSAFADELTEGFVAAYPHHVRQVPGGVIRSAKPEAGSVAVVIGGGSGHYPAFAGLVGQGLAHGAAMGNLFASPSAQQVYSVAKAADQGGGVVLSFGNYAGDVLHFGQAAERLNAEGIQTTILTVTDDIASASKDEIHKRRGIAGDLTVFKILGAAADAGYSYEDVVRVAGHANDRTRSFGVAFAGCTLPGAKEPLFTVPAGKMSLGLGIHGEPGISEQDIPTADELAELFVAKLLADVPEGKGNRVAVLLNGLGTVKYEELFVVYRRVHQLLAEQGLEIVDPEVGELCTSLDMAGASLTLFWLDDELEKLWTDPVDAPAFRKGVVKAAEQLSESEIQVEDVHAIPEATEVSRDAAERVLAALQVTGKTIIDNAEELGRIDAVAGDGDHGIGMERGVRAALDAAQKALDGGAGAGTLLRHAADAWADRAGGTSGALWGVALGALSETFGDTDRVSASDVAAGITAAKDSVMHLGKANVGDKTMVDVLVPFASELSDRVAAGAPLREAWAGAATAAQEAADATADLVPKMGRARPLAEKSMGTPDAGATSLAMIVNAVATILA; encoded by the coding sequence ATGACCCGCCTGTTCAACGAGCCCAGCGCCTTTGCCGATGAGCTCACCGAAGGATTTGTGGCCGCCTATCCGCACCATGTGCGCCAGGTCCCGGGTGGCGTCATCCGGAGCGCGAAACCTGAGGCAGGCAGCGTCGCGGTCGTGATCGGAGGAGGATCCGGACACTACCCGGCGTTTGCGGGCCTGGTCGGTCAGGGCCTGGCACACGGTGCCGCGATGGGCAACCTGTTTGCCTCGCCATCGGCGCAGCAGGTCTACAGCGTGGCCAAAGCCGCGGATCAGGGCGGCGGCGTCGTGCTCAGCTTCGGCAACTACGCCGGAGACGTGCTGCACTTCGGACAGGCCGCCGAGCGATTGAACGCCGAAGGAATCCAGACCACGATCCTGACGGTCACCGACGATATCGCCAGCGCGAGCAAGGACGAGATCCACAAACGCCGCGGAATCGCCGGCGACCTCACCGTCTTCAAGATTCTCGGTGCCGCGGCAGACGCCGGCTATTCCTACGAAGACGTGGTCCGGGTCGCCGGCCACGCGAATGACCGCACCCGATCGTTCGGCGTCGCCTTCGCCGGCTGCACGCTGCCGGGAGCCAAGGAGCCGTTGTTCACGGTTCCCGCAGGCAAAATGTCGCTTGGACTCGGTATCCATGGCGAACCCGGCATTTCGGAACAGGACATCCCGACCGCAGACGAACTCGCGGAGCTTTTCGTGGCGAAGCTGCTGGCCGATGTCCCGGAAGGAAAGGGCAACCGGGTCGCCGTTCTGCTCAATGGCCTCGGCACCGTGAAGTATGAAGAATTGTTCGTCGTTTACCGCCGGGTTCACCAACTGCTCGCCGAGCAGGGGCTTGAGATCGTCGACCCCGAGGTCGGGGAGCTGTGCACGAGCCTCGATATGGCCGGAGCCTCGCTGACCCTGTTCTGGCTCGACGACGAACTTGAAAAGTTGTGGACCGACCCGGTCGATGCGCCAGCTTTCCGGAAAGGCGTGGTGAAAGCCGCCGAGCAGCTCAGTGAGTCGGAGATCCAGGTCGAGGACGTGCACGCGATCCCGGAAGCCACCGAAGTTTCCCGGGACGCGGCTGAGAGGGTCTTAGCGGCATTGCAGGTCACCGGAAAGACGATCATCGACAACGCCGAGGAACTTGGCCGGATCGATGCGGTTGCCGGCGACGGCGATCACGGCATCGGAATGGAGCGTGGTGTGCGAGCGGCGCTCGATGCCGCGCAGAAGGCGCTGGACGGCGGAGCCGGCGCCGGCACGCTGCTGCGGCACGCCGCCGATGCCTGGGCAGACCGGGCAGGCGGAACTTCGGGCGCGCTCTGGGGAGTTGCGCTCGGTGCACTGTCCGAGACCTTCGGCGACACCGACCGGGTATCGGCATCGGATGTGGCAGCCGGCATCACCGCGGCAAAAGACAGCGTGATGCATCTCGGCAAGGCGAACGTCGGCGACAAGACCATGGTCGACGTGCTGGTGCCGTTCGCCAGCGAACTAAGCGACCGGGTTGCCGCCGGTGCTCCGCTCCGTGAGGCGTGGGCGGGCGCTGCCACCGCGGCACAGGAAGCCGCCGATGCGACGGCAGACCTGGTGCCGAAGATGGGGCGCGCCCGGCCGCTAGCCGAGAAGAGCATGGGAACGCCCGACGCCGGCGCGACATCGCTGGCCATGATTGTCAATGCCGTCGCCACGATTTTGGCGTAA
- a CDS encoding ribose-5-phosphate isomerase gives MSEPEKLRIVVGSDDAGFDYKEAIKADFEGHHLVESVTDVGVDAESHTAYPHVAVAAARLVAEGKADRAFLVCGTGLGVAIAANKVKGVRAVTAHDAYSVERAILSNNAQVLTMGQRVIGLELARRLAGEWLAYRFDTSSASAEKVAAIGDYEAATDGES, from the coding sequence ATGAGTGAACCAGAGAAGCTACGGATCGTCGTCGGCTCGGATGACGCCGGGTTCGACTATAAAGAAGCGATCAAGGCCGATTTCGAAGGCCATCACCTGGTCGAATCGGTCACCGATGTCGGCGTCGATGCCGAATCGCACACCGCCTACCCGCACGTCGCGGTTGCCGCCGCGCGGCTCGTGGCCGAGGGCAAGGCCGACCGGGCCTTCCTGGTCTGCGGCACCGGCCTTGGCGTCGCCATCGCCGCGAACAAGGTCAAGGGGGTCCGCGCCGTCACGGCGCACGATGCCTACTCCGTCGAGCGGGCGATCCTGTCGAACAACGCGCAGGTGCTCACGATGGGCCAGCGCGTCATCGGCCTGGAACTAGCGCGCCGCCTGGCCGGCGAATGGCTCGCCTACCGGTTCGACACGTCGTCGGCATCGGCGGAAAAGGTCGCCGCGATCGGTGACTACGAAGCAGCAACTGATGGGGAGTCGTAG
- a CDS encoding 3-hydroxyacyl-CoA dehydrogenase family protein: MNHISEIKTAAVVGSGYMGGGIAQVMAMAGIPVNLADASPELTVTNLERLNKEAAEFEAEGLFPAGSADRIRENLSAAESIEDAVRSVDYIAEAVPEVPAIKQDVHSRIDAAKRPEAIVGSNTSTIQIESMAPAFADASTFLGVHFSNPSPFIPGVEIIAHPGTDENVIATVENFVSAVGKVGARIKDNAGFVLNRLQYVLLKESIEIVEEGIATAEDVDKIVSTTFGFRTPFFGPFVIADMAGLDVYKFCFAQLEEHFGDKMKTPKMLTDLVDAGKLGTKSGGGFTDLTAEQTAELIAYRNKAYARLSQLIAELGPPPTAAR; the protein is encoded by the coding sequence GTGAACCATATTTCTGAAATCAAGACAGCGGCCGTCGTCGGATCCGGATACATGGGCGGCGGAATCGCACAGGTCATGGCAATGGCAGGCATCCCGGTCAACCTGGCCGACGCTTCGCCGGAACTCACCGTGACGAACCTGGAGCGCCTGAACAAGGAAGCCGCCGAGTTCGAGGCGGAAGGACTGTTTCCAGCAGGCAGCGCCGACAGAATCAGGGAGAACCTGTCCGCCGCCGAGTCGATTGAGGATGCCGTCCGTTCCGTCGACTACATAGCCGAGGCAGTCCCAGAGGTTCCTGCGATCAAGCAGGACGTGCATTCGCGCATCGACGCCGCGAAACGTCCGGAAGCAATTGTCGGCTCCAACACATCGACGATTCAGATCGAGTCGATGGCGCCGGCGTTCGCGGATGCATCGACCTTCCTCGGGGTGCATTTCTCGAATCCCTCGCCGTTCATCCCCGGTGTTGAGATCATCGCGCATCCGGGCACGGACGAGAACGTGATCGCAACGGTGGAGAACTTCGTTTCCGCCGTGGGCAAGGTGGGTGCCAGGATCAAGGACAACGCCGGCTTCGTGTTGAACCGGCTGCAGTACGTGCTGCTCAAGGAATCGATCGAGATCGTCGAAGAGGGCATCGCCACCGCCGAAGACGTCGACAAGATCGTCTCAACGACCTTCGGCTTCCGGACGCCATTCTTCGGCCCCTTCGTGATCGCGGACATGGCAGGACTAGACGTCTACAAGTTCTGTTTCGCGCAGCTCGAGGAGCACTTCGGCGACAAGATGAAGACGCCGAAGATGCTTACCGACCTGGTCGACGCAGGCAAGCTCGGCACCAAGAGCGGCGGTGGCTTCACCGACCTCACCGCCGAACAGACCGCCGAACTGATCGCCTACCGCAACAAGGCGTACGCGAGGCTTTCACAGCTGATTGCGGAGCTCGGACCGCCGCCGACGGCTGCCAGGTAG
- a CDS encoding SDR family NAD(P)-dependent oxidoreductase — translation MTTTAAPFPAEKTALVTGAASERGIGRVTAERLASEGWAVAVADLDPIASKSVAEAIAGKFGVRTYGVGMNVADVEQVNAGIDEVEANLPQLVAVANIAGISNPTSYLDIKPEEWDLVLNVNLRGPHFVTQRAARSMVANNVGRIVNISSCSAPMGGGTFSKTAYSTAKAGVEGLTRATARELSPMGVTVNCVAPGPIDTDIMGGTLSDERKEELAAGLLVGRVGTQADIASMVNYLVTEEASFITGQVYDVNGGLWFR, via the coding sequence ATGACCACGACCGCAGCACCATTCCCCGCCGAGAAGACAGCGCTCGTCACCGGCGCGGCATCCGAGCGCGGCATCGGCCGCGTCACCGCCGAGCGGCTGGCCAGCGAAGGGTGGGCCGTGGCAGTGGCCGACCTCGATCCCATCGCCTCGAAGTCGGTCGCCGAAGCGATCGCCGGCAAGTTCGGAGTCAGGACGTACGGCGTTGGCATGAACGTCGCCGATGTCGAGCAGGTGAACGCGGGCATCGACGAGGTCGAGGCCAATCTTCCGCAGCTCGTCGCGGTCGCGAACATCGCGGGCATCTCGAACCCCACCAGCTACCTGGACATCAAGCCGGAGGAGTGGGACCTGGTGCTGAACGTGAACTTGCGGGGGCCGCACTTCGTGACCCAGCGGGCGGCACGATCCATGGTGGCGAACAACGTCGGCCGGATCGTCAACATCTCGTCCTGCTCGGCGCCGATGGGTGGTGGAACGTTCTCGAAGACCGCCTATTCAACCGCCAAGGCCGGCGTCGAGGGCCTGACCAGGGCCACAGCACGCGAGCTGAGCCCGATGGGCGTAACGGTGAACTGCGTCGCACCGGGACCGATCGACACAGACATCATGGGCGGAACTCTGAGTGATGAGCGCAAGGAGGAACTGGCGGCCGGTCTGCTCGTCGGCCGGGTCGGAACCCAGGCAGACATTGCCTCGATGGTGAACTACCTGGTCACGGAGGAAGCTTCGTTCATCACCGGTCAGGTCTACGACGTCAACGGCGGTCTCTGGTTCCGCTGA
- a CDS encoding triose-phosphate isomerase family protein: MIIGVSLKMYFGYQQTLDWATAIEKIASEHPAVKAGVAEVFILPSFPALESTASICADSAISFGAQNLAEADAGAYTGEVSGPFLAEVGCRYVEVGHAERRALFGETDQVVRAKTAAAFRAGLTPVLCIGELERTDPDSAAALCIRDIEDALSDADFSNRGPAPLLVAYEPQWAIGAPAPAEPAYIADVCQKIRGYLESRTEFVGRVIYGGSAGVGLITALGTTVDGLFLGRFAHDPEAVRKILDEVGELSV; this comes from the coding sequence GTGATCATCGGTGTCAGCCTGAAGATGTACTTTGGCTACCAGCAGACACTTGACTGGGCAACCGCGATCGAAAAGATCGCCTCGGAACACCCCGCCGTAAAGGCCGGGGTGGCCGAAGTGTTCATCCTGCCCAGTTTTCCCGCGCTGGAAAGCACTGCATCGATCTGTGCGGACTCGGCGATCTCCTTCGGTGCGCAGAACCTGGCGGAGGCCGACGCCGGCGCGTACACAGGCGAAGTCAGCGGGCCCTTCCTGGCAGAGGTTGGTTGTCGCTACGTCGAAGTGGGGCACGCAGAGCGTCGGGCCCTGTTCGGCGAAACGGATCAGGTGGTGCGGGCCAAGACCGCCGCCGCCTTCCGGGCCGGCCTGACCCCCGTGCTGTGCATCGGTGAGCTGGAGCGGACCGATCCCGACAGCGCTGCTGCCTTGTGCATCCGAGATATCGAGGATGCCCTGTCGGATGCCGACTTCTCCAACCGCGGACCGGCCCCACTGCTGGTTGCCTACGAGCCGCAGTGGGCTATTGGCGCGCCGGCGCCGGCAGAGCCGGCTTACATCGCGGACGTCTGTCAGAAGATTCGCGGCTACCTGGAATCACGAACCGAGTTCGTCGGGCGGGTGATATACGGTGGCAGCGCGGGCGTTGGGCTGATCACTGCGCTTGGCACTACAGTAGACGGACTATTCCTGGGTCGATTTGCCCACGACCCAGAAGCGGTGCGGAAGATCCTGGACGAAGTAGGAGAACTCAGTGTCTAA
- a CDS encoding GntR family transcriptional regulator, with translation MSKEVTARSARLPLARRSLSDSVHDAILAMLMDRQLQPGETLSIDGMARLLGVSPTPVREALARLEAPGLVRRTALKGYRVAPLLNSDEMQDLIEARLVLEPVLAHKACARKTPEFARELERSMKDQHKAGRGPSFESFQDFLRADEAFHATIARQSGNDFLRAAYEALGGQVQRFRLFAGQGVIDAEQAVAEHQAIHDALIADDPEQAKKAMTVHLENVLARAIAELAEIEK, from the coding sequence GTGTCTAAAGAAGTCACCGCACGATCCGCGCGGCTGCCGCTGGCCCGGCGCAGCCTGTCGGACAGCGTGCACGACGCGATCCTTGCCATGCTGATGGACCGGCAGCTCCAGCCGGGAGAGACCCTGAGCATCGACGGAATGGCCCGGCTACTCGGCGTTTCACCTACGCCGGTGCGCGAAGCCCTTGCCCGGCTCGAGGCACCGGGCCTGGTCCGTCGTACCGCCCTGAAGGGATACCGGGTAGCGCCCCTGCTCAATTCGGACGAGATGCAGGATCTGATCGAAGCCCGGCTGGTGCTTGAGCCGGTACTCGCCCACAAGGCATGCGCGCGGAAAACACCTGAGTTTGCCCGTGAGCTCGAACGGTCGATGAAGGACCAGCACAAGGCTGGCCGTGGCCCGAGTTTCGAAAGCTTCCAGGACTTTCTGCGGGCTGATGAGGCGTTCCACGCCACTATCGCGCGTCAGTCCGGAAACGATTTCCTCCGCGCCGCCTACGAGGCGCTTGGCGGCCAAGTGCAGAGATTCCGGCTGTTCGCCGGCCAGGGCGTCATCGACGCCGAGCAGGCGGTTGCGGAACATCAGGCGATCCATGACGCGCTGATTGCGGACGACCCTGAACAGGCCAAAAAGGCGATGACCGTGCACCTGGAAAATGTGCTGGCCCGCGCGATCGCCGAACTGGCCGAGATCGAGAAATAG
- a CDS encoding DUF4235 domain-containing protein has product MFYKVFGSVGAVLAGIVAKRLVTVIWEKSLGKAAPSDVRNPDIGTREAVGWAIASGVSIAVAQLLVQRGAANVLRKRHGDAKLPKALRKVLDEAN; this is encoded by the coding sequence ATGTTCTACAAAGTATTTGGGTCGGTCGGCGCAGTGCTCGCAGGTATCGTCGCAAAACGGCTCGTCACCGTGATCTGGGAAAAGAGCCTCGGCAAGGCGGCCCCTTCCGACGTGCGAAATCCGGACATCGGCACCCGGGAGGCCGTGGGATGGGCGATCGCTTCAGGTGTTTCGATTGCCGTCGCGCAGCTGCTGGTTCAGCGCGGAGCGGCCAATGTGCTGCGCAAGCGCCACGGTGACGCCAAACTGCCGAAAGCGCTGCGCAAGGTGCTCGACGAAGCCAACTGA
- a CDS encoding ABC transporter ATP-binding protein — protein MIRFESVSKQYPDGTVAVSDLSFEAPTGKITVLVGPSGCGKTTTMRMINRMITPSSGRILLDDQDTADLDAATLRRGIGYVIQHAGLFPHRTVLGNVASVPRLLGWPKKKSEARGRELLERVGLPPELAGRYPAQLSGGQQQRVGVARALAADPPVMLMDEPFSAVDPVVREQLQDEFLRLQDELGKTIVIVTHDIDEAIKLGDQIAVFEAGGHLAQMATPAELLSRPVNDFVADFVGKDRGYRALGFQAAGELPLHQEPTFAVGQPLAEVRSAALDNWVLVTDAGKPLGWVDLATAESSATKGGDDRIAAESLNLGGTLVSTDGSIRSTLDAALSSPSGRGVVVHDDGTFAGTVIASEVVAGLGNVPDVVGSHTSTVNAGAESPGGAESAAAVGTAEPL, from the coding sequence ATGATTCGATTCGAGTCGGTGTCCAAGCAGTATCCGGATGGAACGGTGGCCGTGAGCGACCTCAGCTTCGAGGCGCCTACGGGCAAGATCACCGTGCTTGTCGGACCGTCGGGCTGCGGCAAGACGACGACGATGCGGATGATCAATCGGATGATCACGCCGAGTAGCGGGCGGATACTGCTCGATGACCAGGACACGGCGGACCTCGATGCCGCCACCCTGCGGCGAGGGATCGGCTACGTCATCCAGCATGCGGGCTTGTTTCCGCACCGCACGGTTCTTGGAAACGTGGCCTCGGTGCCTCGTTTGCTTGGCTGGCCGAAGAAGAAGAGTGAGGCACGCGGCCGCGAGTTGCTTGAGCGGGTCGGACTTCCGCCCGAGCTGGCTGGCAGGTATCCGGCCCAGCTTTCCGGCGGTCAGCAGCAGCGGGTGGGCGTCGCCCGTGCCCTTGCGGCAGACCCACCGGTGATGTTGATGGACGAACCGTTCTCCGCGGTTGATCCGGTGGTTCGAGAGCAACTGCAGGATGAGTTCCTCCGCCTGCAGGACGAACTCGGCAAGACGATTGTGATCGTGACGCACGATATCGACGAGGCGATCAAACTCGGAGACCAGATCGCTGTCTTTGAGGCAGGCGGGCACCTCGCCCAGATGGCGACACCGGCCGAACTGCTCAGTCGCCCAGTCAACGACTTCGTGGCGGACTTCGTCGGCAAGGACAGGGGCTATCGCGCCCTCGGGTTCCAGGCCGCCGGCGAATTGCCGCTGCATCAGGAACCCACCTTCGCGGTGGGACAGCCGCTTGCCGAGGTCCGCTCGGCGGCACTGGACAACTGGGTGCTCGTCACCGACGCCGGAAAGCCGCTGGGTTGGGTAGATCTCGCCACGGCCGAGTCATCGGCCACGAAGGGCGGCGACGACCGGATAGCCGCTGAGTCGCTGAACCTTGGCGGAACCCTCGTCTCTACCGACGGTTCGATTCGCTCGACGCTCGATGCCGCGCTGTCGTCGCCATCCGGCCGCGGCGTGGTGGTGCACGACGACGGCACGTTCGCGGGCACGGTAATCGCCAGCGAAGTCGTGGCCGGCCTCGGAAACGTGCCGGACGTGGTCGGCAGCCACACAAGTACTGTCAACGCCGGAGCCGAAAGCCCCGGAGGCGCCGAGAGTGCGGCCGCCGTCGGAACGGCTGAACCGCTATGA
- a CDS encoding ABC transporter permease, translated as MSGLDIPLRWLGQNAAENLGLFGQHAWLAAVPLLVGLLLSIPVGALASKYRAAYTPTITVTGLLFTLPSLAVFVILPGVLGTQILDPINVVVALSIYTFALLVRVVADGLGSVPEEVRQSADSMGYKPLQRFFSVDLPIAVPVIIAGLRVAAVSNVSIVSVAALLGVPQLGQLLTEGFQLAFYTPIIVGIVGCLVLAAIFDGLILLAGRLLTPWQSSQPRLAGRIA; from the coding sequence ATGAGCGGGCTGGACATTCCGCTGCGCTGGCTTGGCCAGAATGCCGCTGAGAACCTTGGGTTGTTCGGCCAGCACGCCTGGCTTGCCGCGGTTCCGCTGCTCGTGGGGCTGTTGCTGTCGATACCGGTGGGCGCTCTGGCCAGCAAGTACCGGGCCGCCTACACACCCACTATCACCGTCACCGGGCTGCTCTTCACCTTGCCCTCGCTGGCTGTGTTCGTGATCCTCCCGGGTGTGCTCGGAACCCAGATTCTGGACCCGATCAATGTCGTGGTGGCTCTGTCGATCTATACATTCGCCCTGCTGGTCCGGGTGGTGGCGGACGGCCTAGGCTCGGTGCCCGAGGAGGTTCGGCAGTCCGCGGACTCGATGGGCTATAAGCCGCTGCAGCGATTCTTCTCCGTGGATCTGCCGATCGCGGTTCCGGTGATCATTGCCGGCCTGCGGGTAGCCGCGGTCTCCAATGTCAGCATCGTCTCGGTGGCGGCCCTGCTCGGCGTGCCGCAGCTCGGACAGCTGCTGACCGAAGGCTTTCAGCTCGCGTTCTATACCCCGATCATCGTCGGGATCGTCGGTTGCCTGGTGCTGGCCGCGATCTTCGACGGCCTGATTCTGCTGGCGGGCCGGCTGCTGACCCCGTGGCAGTCCAGCCAGCCAAGGCTCGCCGGGAGGATCGCATGA
- a CDS encoding ABC transporter permease, translating into MAVQPAKARREDRMIDWLGDPANWQGSGGVPIRLLEHLAYFGVTLLIAIAIAIPLGLYVGHTGKGGVAIAGVANSLRALPTLGLLILAYLLLASVFPGNLAFSVPSILVLVVLAVPPILTNTYAGVRAVDAEVKQAGYGMGMSGAQVLWQVEVPNAMPLIMAGVRSSALQIIATATVAAYVSLGGLGRYLIDGIAQRDYPQVLSGAVLVAVLAILVEVVLSVLQFMIVSPGLSARGRRNRKSEGPVAVRSDTPSTAASTSGNHE; encoded by the coding sequence GTGGCAGTCCAGCCAGCCAAGGCTCGCCGGGAGGATCGCATGATCGACTGGCTTGGCGACCCGGCCAACTGGCAGGGATCTGGCGGTGTTCCGATACGGCTGCTGGAGCACCTGGCATATTTCGGCGTGACGCTGCTGATCGCCATCGCGATCGCCATCCCGCTCGGGCTCTACGTGGGTCATACCGGTAAGGGTGGTGTCGCCATCGCAGGCGTGGCCAACAGCCTGCGCGCGCTGCCTACGCTCGGCCTGCTGATCCTCGCGTATCTGCTGCTGGCCTCGGTCTTTCCCGGCAATCTCGCCTTCAGCGTGCCCAGCATCCTGGTGTTGGTGGTGCTCGCCGTTCCGCCCATTCTCACCAATACGTATGCCGGTGTACGAGCCGTGGATGCCGAGGTGAAACAGGCGGGCTACGGGATGGGAATGTCCGGGGCACAGGTGCTTTGGCAGGTCGAGGTTCCGAATGCGATGCCGCTGATCATGGCGGGCGTCAGGAGTTCCGCGCTGCAGATTATCGCGACCGCGACTGTAGCGGCATATGTCTCCCTCGGCGGATTGGGCCGGTATCTGATCGATGGGATAGCGCAGCGGGACTACCCGCAGGTTCTGTCCGGCGCGGTGCTGGTCGCCGTTCTGGCCATCCTCGTTGAAGTCGTACTGTCAGTCCTGCAGTTTATGATCGTTTCTCCGGGGTTGTCGGCGCGCGGGAGGCGAAACCGAAAATCCGAAGGTCCGGTAGCAGTTAGGTCCGATACGCCATCGACGGCGGCAAGCACGAGTGGCAACCACGAGTAA